The segment GTGCGCGTTCAGTGGAAAGCCTGAAGCAATCACGTACAAAGTCTTGAACGAGGAGCCGATCAGTCCCGACTTGATGCGGCGCGGATTGCCGCGCGATCTGGTTACCGTCTGCCTGAAGGCGCTGGCGAAATCCCCCGAGGGGCGCTATCGCTCGGCGCAAGAAATGGCGGTTGATTTGCGCCGTTTTCTCGACGGCGAGCCGATCCTAGCCCGGCGGGTTGGCCGGGTCGAAAAAAGCTGGCGCTGGGTTCGGAAGCGCCCGGCCGTGGTCGTAGCGTTTGGGCTGGCACTGATTGCGGGCGGCGCGTCGTTGGTCGCGCAGCACACAGCGGCCGAAAACCGGTCATTGCTCGGCCTGCAGACCGTTCGCCTGGCGACTGATCCTCCGGCCGAGGACATCGTGTTCGTGCCGTATGACAAATTCACTGGCGAAGCGGCCCCCAGCCGTGCCACCCGCCTGCACGGCAAAGGAACGGTCAAGTTGGATCTGATTCCCGGAGAGTACCTGGTCGTAGCCCGGACCGCCGATGGCCGCTTTCATGAAGTGGTCCGCTATGTCCCACGCGTCGGAGACGTCACGCTGGGCCACTACCTCCATAGCCAGTGGCAGCAATTGAACGACGGCACAATCGAATTGCCGACGATCAACATTCCACCGCATTCCGTCACCAGCGGCATGGCGCTGGTCGATGCGGCGTCGCACACCACCAAGAACGCTCCAGCGCCCGGGCTCGCGGTGCCGGCATTCTACATGGATACGCATGAGTTCACTGAGCAGCAGTGGGAGGATTCCCGCGACGGATGCCCGGCGCTGGCCCCGTATACGGACGCTCGTTCTGCGGGACGCGGGCCGGCGTTTGCCATGACCAGTGACCTCGATAACGCGATGTACAGCGCGGAGCTAGTCGGTAAGCGGCTTCCCTTGCTGGAGGAGTACGAGGCGGCACTGGAATTGATCCCCCCTCGGGGGCGAATGTTATCCGCCGATGCGAGCAAGCTAGACGTGATCGGGCCCGTCGCCTCTGATACCTCAGATGCGACTGCCACGATGCCGCCCATCGTCGGACTGCTGAGCAACGTCGCGGAATGGACGACTTCTAGGTTGCCGCAAAGCCGTCCCATCGAGTTCGGCACGATCGGTGTACCCGACGATTACCGAATACTGTTCCCCAGTGCTCGGCGCGAGTTCCCGGGCGAACGGACCGACGAACCGGAAACTCGCGCAGTGGCACGAAGGTTCACGGTCGATACAAGGCTGGGATTCCGCTGTGTGCGCAGCGCCGCGCCGCGGTATTTAGATGCAGAAAAATAGTAGAGCCACGACGGTCGAGGTCGCCGCGGCTCTACGTCAATGAAACCGACAGGCGATCACTTCGCCGCGGTTGGCTCGGGTGTCGGCTGCGGAGGTGCAAGCAGTACCATGACGTGAATTACGTTTGTGCCGATGGCACAGGTACAGTCATAAACAAAATACGGTCGCTGCGAACCACATGCCCGGCTGGACGTCGCGGTCACGGTTTTAGACGTCGCGGGGATCGTTCCGGCCACTTCCTCGGCGACATACACGAATCGATCGGGGCCCGTCGGCACCCCACTCTTCGCTCCATCGGTGTCAACAGCCAGCAAGAATACTTTTGCGGTGTGTGCATTGCCCGCGGTGTCCGCCATCTTGACGAACTCAATGTCGTCGTCGACGATCGCCCGAGCGAAGCTGCTCGCTTGGCCATCTGGCAGTTGAATGTCGTCGCCTGGACGCAGAGGTTGGTGCATTCCAGGAAATGGTCCTGCCGCCTGCCCATCTGCTGTGGCGACGCTGCCATCCCTGGATTGGCAAGAGGGGCACGTTTCCGGCCAGTCGCTAATACTGCCATACCAGTAGGTCACTTGTGGCTGGTCGGTGCAGGCTGTCGGATAGTAATCCGCGTAGTACAAATATACGCCTCCACCATACGCGTATAGCGGCCATAGAACGCACGTCTGCGCCGACCATGAACCGTTATCAGCCGCCGAAACCGGGATTATAAATAAACACAGCACTGCACACACGGACCTCACCGTTGCTCGCTTCATCGCTTCTCTCTCCTTGAAAAAAGACTGGGCCATTCACCGTAGCCCCCCCACGTGGAAGGCCACTGTTGTCAAGCGGATGATCTAAAGCGAGGGGGATTCTACAGCGTGCCCCGCGATAAGCAAGCAAATTTTACACAGCGAGCTAATGGGCGCTTCAGCACAAAAGCGCGCAATCCAAAGCGCCGAAGGTCGTCGCACTCCCCCCATTGCTGACTAAATGCGAGTGGCGAACAAAGACGTCCGACTCATCGCGCCACATTACGGCACGCCGCCATCATCGCGCGTTGCCAGTCGCTTGAGCAAAACGATATCCATATTCGTCGATAGCAGCCGTACCGACCCGTCGAGGATCAACCCTTGCACGCCGCCGGAATGCGAGGAAAGTAACGGGTTGTTGGCGCCGTGATCATCGTGAATACCGGGCTGAGTGTAGTCGCGCATGTTCGGCGCGTACTGAATCGTGGTGATGTTCCAGCTTGGCGATGCCAGGCCGGCGCTATACTGCGGCGGCGTTCCACCGACGGTGGTGCCAGTCAGCCATCCGTTCGGGAATCCGCCATCGACGCGATGTATGTTTCCCGTGGCATCGATGGCATAGTCGGAGCATTCGCCGACGATCAGGCAATTCGATCGTCCATCGACGATTTGCCCGCCGCGCACGTTGGCGTTGGGGATTAGCATACCGCCAGCGGAAACTTGCCCATTCAACACCGGCAGACAACAGGTCGAGACGCGCGTCTCGGAGAACTGCGCGTCCCCCGCGGCGCCGGCGATGCCCACATACGAGGGCATAAGCACCATGACCGATCCGACGGGATAGAGCGGGTCGAGCAGGCTCGTCGGACAGGTCAGGTTGGGAATGAGAACCCGGTTGACGGCAACCGCGTTGCCCGGATGCATCAGCGGCCAGCCGTTGTATGGCCCTGATTGATCGAGCGACTGATAGAGCGCTCCCTGTTCCAGGTACGGCAGGACCGCAACCCACCACGACATGCCGAAGGTCGCGGTGCCGCTGATTTGGCTGCGCGCCCCGACCGGAAACACCGCGTGGGCGCCCTCGTAGTTGAGCAGGGCCAGGCCGATTTGCTTCAGGTTGTTCGCGCACGACATACGCCGTGCCGCTTCGCGGGCCGCCTGGATCGCCGGTAACAACAGCGCGACGAGCACGCCGATAATGGCGATCGTGCACAGCAGCTCGACCAGGGTAAATCCTGGCCTGTGGCGCTCCGAGACGGCCCGACCCGTCATGTCAGCAGTTCCTGCGCTTGAGGGCTCTGCATCGCGCGCACGCCCACACCATAACGGGGCACAGGGCCAAAATGAACGTCGAAGGCTCCGGAGCCGTTATGCGGACATTCGACAAAACATCGACGCTGCCATTATCCAGGTGACTGAATATAGATTGACCGGCCATTCCAATCAGAGGCGGCCACGGCGGCAGCGTGGTATCGTTCCACAAGCTGTTCGGGCCAGAAAAGTTCAGGCTCATCACCCCGACACTCTCCGGAATGCCATTT is part of the Pirellulales bacterium genome and harbors:
- a CDS encoding bifunctional serine/threonine-protein kinase/formylglycine-generating enzyme family protein; protein product: MRDESRIISDSDRISLDDQIDLVCDEFEQLLRAGQSPDISTHVNAASLTERGRLFLELLLVDRDFRSDQGSCPTWDEYRQRYPEFAPQIEEARLKSRSTVEDETQHQPSPEGQQRLGQFVLLERLGAGAVGEVWKARDAALQRDVAIKIPLDRNLSEYDLNRFLREARTAGQLNDPGIVAVYETGRHGDIVYIVSAFIPGQDLRLRLRHWTPTPREAADICRRIAESLQHAHDNGIVHRDLKPSNIIVDNAARPHITDFGLAKWREDTLAMTVEGDVMGTPAYMSPEQARGHAANADHRTDIYSLGMILYEMLTGRCAFSGKPEAITYKVLNEEPISPDLMRRGLPRDLVTVCLKALAKSPEGRYRSAQEMAVDLRRFLDGEPILARRVGRVEKSWRWVRKRPAVVVAFGLALIAGGASLVAQHTAAENRSLLGLQTVRLATDPPAEDIVFVPYDKFTGEAAPSRATRLHGKGTVKLDLIPGEYLVVARTADGRFHEVVRYVPRVGDVTLGHYLHSQWQQLNDGTIELPTINIPPHSVTSGMALVDAASHTTKNAPAPGLAVPAFYMDTHEFTEQQWEDSRDGCPALAPYTDARSAGRGPAFAMTSDLDNAMYSAELVGKRLPLLEEYEAALELIPPRGRMLSADASKLDVIGPVASDTSDATATMPPIVGLLSNVAEWTTSRLPQSRPIEFGTIGVPDDYRILFPSARREFPGERTDEPETRAVARRFTVDTRLGFRCVRSAAPRYLDAEK
- a CDS encoding DUF1559 domain-containing protein, encoding MTGRAVSERHRPGFTLVELLCTIAIIGVLVALLLPAIQAAREAARRMSCANNLKQIGLALLNYEGAHAVFPVGARSQISGTATFGMSWWVAVLPYLEQGALYQSLDQSGPYNGWPLMHPGNAVAVNRVLIPNLTCPTSLLDPLYPVGSVMVLMPSYVGIAGAAGDAQFSETRVSTCCLPVLNGQVSAGGMLIPNANVRGGQIVDGRSNCLIVGECSDYAIDATGNIHRVDGGFPNGWLTGTTVGGTPPQYSAGLASPSWNITTIQYAPNMRDYTQPGIHDDHGANNPLLSSHSGGVQGLILDGSVRLLSTNMDIVLLKRLATRDDGGVP